Proteins co-encoded in one Setaria viridis chromosome 9, Setaria_viridis_v4.0, whole genome shotgun sequence genomic window:
- the LOC117840293 gene encoding large ribosomal subunit protein uL14x/uL14z/uL14y, which yields MSKRGRGGTAGNKFRMSLGLPVAATVNCADNTGAKNLYIISVKGIKGRLNRLPSACVGDMVMATVKKGKPDLRKKVMPAVIVRQRKPWRRKDGVYMYFEDNAGVIVNPKGEMKGSAITGPIGKECADLWPRIASAANAIV from the exons atgtcgaagCGAG GGAGGGGAGGCACGGCGGGGAACAAGTTCCGCATGTCGCTGGGTCTGCCAGTGGCGGCGACGGTGAACTGCGCCGACAACACGGGCGCCAAGAACCTCTACATCATCTCCGTCAAGGGCATCAAGGGGCGCCTCAACCGCCTCCCGTCCGCTTGCGTCGGCGACATGGTCATGGCCACCGTCAAGAAGGGGAAGCCCGACCTCAGAAAGAAGGTCATGCCCGCCGTCATCGTCCGCCAGCGCAAGCCGTGGCGCCGCAAGGACGGTGTCTACATGTACTTCGAAG ATAATGCTGGAGTTATTGTGAATCCTAAGGGTGAGATGAAAG GCTCTGCAATCACTGGACCCATTGGTAAGGAGTGTGCTGATCTTTGGCCTAGGATTGCTAGTGCAGCAAATGCCATCGTTTGA